From a region of the Arvicanthis niloticus isolate mArvNil1 chromosome 6, mArvNil1.pat.X, whole genome shotgun sequence genome:
- the Znf692 gene encoding zinc finger protein 692 isoform X4, with product MLIVMTIIPDSHSGPGLTTIPGRLCTGLPARRRRQLSSLCKFRSQPPDAKGNGFFLKEKQRRRARWAPALLWLSERARGSGRRRRSLGKGGLGRADGAGAVSVRIAPTTARSPPQARAPMASPVADASRRRREKRRQLDARRSKCRIRLGGHMEQWCLLKERLGFSLHSQLAKFLLDRYTSSGCVLCAGPEPVPQKGLQYLVLLSHTHSRECSLVPGLRGPAGGDRGLVWECSAGHTFSWEPSLVPTPSDIPKQAPPTYTTERTWCSEARRKQEAEGLECEQQERTQETRLSRKVDSPLETDPPLGEDQDVDEEEEEEEEELLSDASPWTYSSSPDDSEPDVPRPPPPPVTHTPKEGESPPDPATLPTPCPALASLGSPAALTSDTEVRLEFSRTPQVSAELQMTESLDSTTRSTSISTRSRSAALSQPVGSPSTSKST from the exons atgcTAATTGTGATGACCATAATCCCAGACAGTCATTCAGGACCAGGGCTAACTACAATTCCCGGCAGGCTTTGCACGGGGCTCCCGGCGCGCAGGCGCAGGCAGCTGTCTTCCCTCTGCAAGTTCAGGTCGCAGCCTCCCGACGCCAAGGGGAACGGTTTCTTCTTAAAGGAGAAACAGCGGCGGCGCGCGCGGTGGGCCCCAGCCCTTCTGTGGCTTTCGGAGCGAGCACGCGGGTCCGGGAGGCGCAGGCGCAGTCTGGGCAAAGGCGGGTTGGGGCGTGCAG ACGGAGCGGGAGCTGTGTCTGTCCGGATCGCCCCGACGACAGCACGTTCCCCCCCGCAGGCCCGGGCGCCTATGGCCTCTCCAGTGGCAGACGCATCCCGCCGGCGGCGGGAGAAGCGCAGGCAGCTGGACGCGCGCCGCAGCAAGTGCCGCATCCGCCTGGGCGGCCACATGGAACAGTGGTGTCTCCTCAAGGAGCGGCTGGGGTTCTCCCTGCACTCACAGCTCGCCAAGTTCCTGTTGGACAG GTACACTTCGTCAGGCTGTGTCCTCTGTGCAG GTCCGGAGCCCGTGCCTCAGAAAGGTCTGCAGTACCTGGTGCTCCTGTCTCATACACACAGCCGGGAATGCAGCCTAGTGCCTGGGCTCCGGGGGCCTGCAGGTGGAGACAGGGGGCTTGTGTGGGAGTGCTCAGCAGGCCACACGTTCTCCTGGGAACCTTCTTTGGTTCCTACACCTTCTGATATACCTAAGCAGGCCCCTCCCACATACACTACGGAGAGAACCTGGTGCTCAGAGGCcaggaggaagcaggaagccGAAG GCTTGGAATGTGAGCAGCAAGAGAGGACTCAAGAAACCAGGCTGTCCAG GAAAGTAGACTCTCCATTGGAGACCGACCCACCCCTGGGAGAGGATCAGGATgtggacgaggaggaggaggaggaggaagaagagctgcTCAGTGATGCCAGCCCATGGACCTACAGCTCCTCCCCAGATGA CAGTGAACCAGATGTCCCTaggccacccccaccccctgttaCCCACACACCTAAGGAGGGAGAGAGCCCGCCAGACCCTGCAACTCTGCCCACTCCCTGTCCTGCTCTTGCCTCTCTGggttctccagctgctctgacgTCAGATACTGAGGTGCGGTTGGAATTCAGCAGGACCCCTCAGGTGTCTGCagagctgcaaatgactgagtcTCTGGACAG CACCACAAGAAGTACCAGCATATCCACCAGAAGTCGTTCTGCTGCCCTGAGCCAGCCTGTGGGAAGTCCTTCAACTTCAAAAAGCACCTGA
- the Znf692 gene encoding zinc finger protein 692 isoform X3, which yields MLIVMTIIPDSHSGPGLTTIPGRLCTGLPARRRRQLSSLCKFRSQPPDAKGNGFFLKEKQRRRARWAPALLWLSERARGSGRRRRSLGKGGLGRADGAGAVSVRIAPTTARSPPQARAPMASPVADASRRRREKRRQLDARRSKCRIRLGGHMEQWCLLKERLGFSLHSQLAKFLLDRYTSSGCVLCAGPEPVPQKGLQYLVLLSHTHSRECSLVPGLRGPAGGDRGLVWECSAGHTFSWEPSLVPTPSDIPKQAPPTYTTERTWCSEARRKQEAEGLECEQQERTQETRLSRKVDSPLETDPPLGEDQDVDEEEEEEEEELLSDASPWTYSSSPDDSEPDVPRPPPPPVTHTPKEGESPPDPATLPTPCPALASLGSPAALTSDTEVRLEFSRTPQVSAELQMTESLDSPGSRAQSAPNPTWDEDTAQIGLRRTRKAAKRELMPCDFPGCGRIFSNRQYLNHHKKYQHIHQKSFCCPEPACGKSFNFKKHLKEHVKLHSDTRDYICEFCARSFRTSSNLVIHRRIHTGEKPLQ from the exons atgcTAATTGTGATGACCATAATCCCAGACAGTCATTCAGGACCAGGGCTAACTACAATTCCCGGCAGGCTTTGCACGGGGCTCCCGGCGCGCAGGCGCAGGCAGCTGTCTTCCCTCTGCAAGTTCAGGTCGCAGCCTCCCGACGCCAAGGGGAACGGTTTCTTCTTAAAGGAGAAACAGCGGCGGCGCGCGCGGTGGGCCCCAGCCCTTCTGTGGCTTTCGGAGCGAGCACGCGGGTCCGGGAGGCGCAGGCGCAGTCTGGGCAAAGGCGGGTTGGGGCGTGCAG ACGGAGCGGGAGCTGTGTCTGTCCGGATCGCCCCGACGACAGCACGTTCCCCCCCGCAGGCCCGGGCGCCTATGGCCTCTCCAGTGGCAGACGCATCCCGCCGGCGGCGGGAGAAGCGCAGGCAGCTGGACGCGCGCCGCAGCAAGTGCCGCATCCGCCTGGGCGGCCACATGGAACAGTGGTGTCTCCTCAAGGAGCGGCTGGGGTTCTCCCTGCACTCACAGCTCGCCAAGTTCCTGTTGGACAG GTACACTTCGTCAGGCTGTGTCCTCTGTGCAG GTCCGGAGCCCGTGCCTCAGAAAGGTCTGCAGTACCTGGTGCTCCTGTCTCATACACACAGCCGGGAATGCAGCCTAGTGCCTGGGCTCCGGGGGCCTGCAGGTGGAGACAGGGGGCTTGTGTGGGAGTGCTCAGCAGGCCACACGTTCTCCTGGGAACCTTCTTTGGTTCCTACACCTTCTGATATACCTAAGCAGGCCCCTCCCACATACACTACGGAGAGAACCTGGTGCTCAGAGGCcaggaggaagcaggaagccGAAG GCTTGGAATGTGAGCAGCAAGAGAGGACTCAAGAAACCAGGCTGTCCAG GAAAGTAGACTCTCCATTGGAGACCGACCCACCCCTGGGAGAGGATCAGGATgtggacgaggaggaggaggaggaggaagaagagctgcTCAGTGATGCCAGCCCATGGACCTACAGCTCCTCCCCAGATGA CAGTGAACCAGATGTCCCTaggccacccccaccccctgttaCCCACACACCTAAGGAGGGAGAGAGCCCGCCAGACCCTGCAACTCTGCCCACTCCCTGTCCTGCTCTTGCCTCTCTGggttctccagctgctctgacgTCAGATACTGAGGTGCGGTTGGAATTCAGCAGGACCCCTCAGGTGTCTGCagagctgcaaatgactgagtcTCTGGACAG CCCTGGGAGTCGGGCCCAGTCTGCTCCGAATCCGACTTGGGATGAGGATACTGCCCAGATTGGGCTCAGGAGAACTAg GAAAGCTGCCAAAAGAGAGCTGATGCCCTGCGACTTCCCTGGCTGTGGAAGGATCTTCTCCAACCGGCAGTATTTGAAT CACCACAAGAAGTACCAGCATATCCACCAGAAGTCGTTCTGCTGCCCTGAGCCAGCCTGTGGGAAGTCCTTCAACTTCAAAAAGCACCTGAAGGAGCATGTGAAACTACACAGTG ATACCAGGGACTACATCTGTGAATTCTGTGCTCGATCTTTCCGCACTAGCAGCAACCTTGTCATCCACAGACGAatccacacaggagagaagcccctGCAGTGA